The Ricinus communis isolate WT05 ecotype wild-type chromosome 8, ASM1957865v1, whole genome shotgun sequence sequence CAAAATGATAGCATTTGCATAGCGGCCCAGGTATGATGTGAGGAGAGCCTTGTTAGATCATACACGCACCAAAGAACTTTAGCCCATTTTGGTAGAACTATGcaaattttcttattcattGAGTTGATTATgaagagagagaaattaaACAAGCAGATGAGAGAGACAAATAGAACTTGCATAGCCCTAATGTGTTATGCCAATTAAAGTTGAGTCAATCTAGAATTTTCTCCTTTCTCGAGAGGAACTTTCGTCTCAAATCTGCAGCATCAATCTCACCAAAATGACTCTCAGGAATCCAATTGCCAGTCTTTGGATCTCTCATCCAAAAGGTCTCGTCCTTCACCTTCTTCTCTGCCAACTCTTCTGCTGCCAATTCTTGTGCCTTTCTCATCACCGATAGAAGTGGCTGCACGTTTAGACTTTCTGTTGCGACTGCATATGATCGTTTACTGCAATACAAGCGCTACAGTATTAGTTAATGTGTTTCATCAAGATTCATCAAcccaattaaaataaatattgaaaaccAACCTGAGAAGCAGAAAGTTACTGATTTGAAGCTTGACCATGTCTGGCAGGAAGGAAAGAGATATAGAGAAGTTAGGATACAGGAACAATGTGCTAGGGCTTTCTTGAGTAAGAGTTTTGTCAGGAGGGCTTGTTTTATAGGGTTCCAAAGAGTCCTAGTTGCTCTTGGAAATTTAAAGTTTGAGAACATCTCTGATTCCTGttatggaaaaataatatttcgaAAATATCCAATTTTTGGATTCCTAcgtaattatctatttattattattattatcatttaaaaaaaagggaaGATGATTGAACATTTTTGAAGTCGTAATGACATAGGGTATCTATGAACAGgatgttcttttttttctttagtatATAGAAGGCAAGCCAGACCActagttttattttacaataaataaaaaagaaaaattccacCAAGTTGTTGTGTATATCAGGTCTTATGCCACTTGACTGAATTGTCTAAAGTTTGGTTTCTGTTCATGTAGACTATCAATCAAAGCTCAAGTGACAGACATACATAGAGCCATACAATTTGCATAACTTATTTTCCAACATGtcatttaagaaaagaaaaagcaaactTACCATAAACACAAAACAGAATAAGAAATTCTAAGGTCCCGTTTGGAAACTTTTATTcgtactttctttttctgacaTCTACTTTCCTATTCTAATCAAGATTAGGGGCAATAACTCTATGTTTTGCATTTTGCCGCATTGAACTAGttatcatttaatatttaagaatcatatctttttatttttattttttataattttatactaaaagaTTCTTCggtcaaaattttattaattagatttagtttttatatttatgcaatatataaattgctttctatatattttgtttattgtattaattctcttacattttaaaagtcaatgtaattaaaaaaatatagtttaatatttaaatttcttgataaataaattttaaaaagctaagttttaatttcatcGACTTGTTCTTATTCTATtgatatagaaattaattaaaggatttgaaatatatttagagagtaaaaaaaatcttttggttttaaaaaagaaatttcataaaaaatttaactcttatttttataattttctatttctaaaaagattttataaaatttaattatttatttttccaacTAATTCTTTCATCAACTCAAAATAAACATTGTTTCAATCTATATGTTATTCACCTATTtagtgtgtatatatatatatatatatattattgctGTTAGAAAATAGTTTGAAAGTGGTGTTTTGCTGTTTATGAGTTTTTCTAACTTCATCATGTTAATTTACTCCAAAATAATTTGTAATGATTTCTACTCAACATTTTCTGCTGTAATACCAAATTAATATTCCAGAGGGAAAAACAACTGAGTctgtttaaatttaaaatcagtATGTGTCTCTACTTTTAGAGAttccaaaaatatttattcaattaaattaaaaattaaagtattaaagtaactaaataactaaaatctAAATGCTCTAATAAACAGTCGGCGGGAAACTATCACATCTACGCTGCCAGAATAATTCTAAATGTTTctaaaggaaaatgaaatttattcaTATCCTCTCTTGATTGCTTTGCATGATCCAGAGAAGTCAAAAACAAGAGGAGGAATACAAGAAAATGGCCTaaagtttattaattagtaagaaaaagaaaacacacacacacatgcCTTATGACTGTAGAAAATGATTTGTGAAATTGACCCCAAAAGATCTCCTCAGAGTTAAGATTCTGGGTTCCAACATCCCTTTGCTGCCTCATTATTCTTCAAGCAATTTGCTTAAAGCCCAAATTATTCTCTCAATGTTAATCCAAACGCCCACGTATTGAAATGGGAATTGGCATCTGatcttagatttttattttatcaatcaatttggaaaaaaagaaaaaaaattataggtTTCATGATACAAGAACTTTCCcttattttaaagtatttaaataaatataattatcccATCTAgtaagatatatattttagaaaaattcttTGATAAATCCGAAActgatgataataatatttggaattttatttatgaaggTATAAGTTTAATACTTTGTAGTGGCAATAACTTTGAATATGATTAATTCACAACTGGAAATCtcattaattattcttaagGTATTGCCACTACAGATCTTATTGTTCTGTCTCTAGCATTAGAagaatttcattaattattcttGGATTTGGGTTCTGTTTGTGCCACCTATTTGATTCTTTCTTatactattaattatatacaatcCACCCTCTTATATTTAGTTTgatgattaaataattattaagattttaaaaatcaattccgtctcttattaaataataataattattatattctttaacaaataatgaaattttgaaaatacagtttttatcattattagttattaggaaaaaaaaaagattttatatatgtatatatcttttttcctTAGTGTTTATTTAGactctaaattttataagttatcaaacattaaaaaaaaaattaaaattgatcaaatttaaagaaaatttattttacaaatgTGCCGCCGAAGAATgaaataaagtgaaaaaattatttcctaAAGAAATGTACAATCAATTATGAAATTATCTTAAAGTATGAATAAtctcaaaatatattataacttctgccttttataaatttaataaattaatatttttaattcattaaatatagtAATTATAATAGAGTGGACCGGatgtaaaaaagaagaatatgcAATTAGATTAACATGAATATTAGCCCTGGCCCCTGGACTGGTTTGGTTCAGAATCATATCGGATCTCATCTTCTAAAACCATGCCTGACAGGATAGGAACAATCAAATTGATTTGGTTTTTCGGTGTAATATTTGGTTTgaacttcttttttaaaaatattaataaaaggcCTCACCTGACAACTTTAGATGCCTGCTCAAAGTTTCTTGGTTTAGAATACCTAATTATGCTCCTTTCtccatttatatattatttcactCCTCTGGTTTTTATATTTGTCTCTGACATTACTATCAGtgaaatacttaaaaaattcttaaaataatttgttaaataaaaaaaaaatccttatTCAACCATTTATTAACCAAAAAACCATTATATAtgcttattaaaaaataaaaagcttactttaataatttttatagctTTTAAAAACCTCTTATTGCATCTCTAGATACCAAAATAAGCAACAAAAATGACTTATGAAGCTTAACTTACCTTGTGCAAATGTATTGTTTACCAACAACAAAGTCTCTAAATACCACCCACACAGTTCAATCTTTTCAGTGAAAATTTTgtagttttaattttcacttCGCTCTCATATTCAATCGTTTTAATTCCTAATTACTAATCGATTAAACGAGGAGCGcagaatttttttatcttgatATCTTTATGTATctgatttaaaaatttagatttttttttaattgttatctatttttaatttttattaacatacGTGCATCAATTGCCTAACTTATTCGTCTAGCTTATTAAAATTTGTCCATGTCTTACTATGCAATTTTTAAAACGCAACAAGTAAAATGTATGTgaaatatgtttattttttaggtGGAAATGTGactctagtttctttttcacGTCCAGATTTAAAATGCAGTAAATGCTTGCATTTGTTTCTTTAGTTAACAAAACGTGCATTTTGACTCTCTTGGATTTGGATCCACACAGAATTGATGGAGCATAATTTAGTATCAATCAATTGGATAGGAGTTCAGAAAAGGCCGAAAGGCTTAAAGATCAATGACATGTACATTTATAAGCCCTTCAGATTAAAAAACCAATAATATGATGTaccttttttatatatttattatttacttttataatgtgcttttcagattttatgttttttgcTAATCTTTTTATGGTTATTAAACccattttttctatttttttatttaatattaaatgtatgaatttatttgaatataattataGCATATTTTGATAATACCTTTTgtatacttataatatatttgaagtatatattatataatattagtcataaagtttgaaaaaaatattatcttttgatATGAGAATATCTATTGTggtttaaaaataagtattctATTActatctatttaaaaaaatatatataaaaaatggttttaaaatttaaattataaaattcagtaaaaatcataatactatatatttagtatatattatttactctatatctttaaaattgtttataaaaagattactttttctatataatatataattgatatattccttttatatatatttatattaatataataatcaatatacaaatttaaaagatatatatcaaataaacacaatataatttaaatttactaaattaagaaaaaagttaTACTTATGATatgcttatatatatttgatatatattttctctttaggatatttttagaatagatttaatttcttagttttctataaatatgagttttgaaattaaatattcatcTTCTAtgatatctaaatttttaaacgATTATGTAATGTACtcattttaacaaattttaatttaataagatttaaactaacataaaatcaattaaatatatctttaaaaCTGGATGCGGAATTGAAGAATTAATGAATCTATCTTCAAGAAGTTTAtgatctttggttttcttgtttgtTGTTGTGCATTGATAAATTACTGATGAGATTGTTATTAGATATGTTGTCATTTTTAATGTTTCAATTAGCTATagtttttagattttcaaaGAATGTGTATGTTCATATTTAGATGAATAATACAATGGTAAAATTATTGGTTTTATGCATAACCTTGAATTTAGGAGTATAAAAGTTAGATATTTATACagaaatctaaaaaaaataaaatttacatacAAATAAGAAATGGACTacaaatttgtatttatacaGTTATAAAGCTGgaaaagttttattaatatatttctttttgaaactgtattatggtattttttaaatattatttttctttttttaattatgataaCATCATATTAATCCCTCATCCTTAtctatattttcattatcatAGAATCTCTATAGCTACAAAACTATCCTTTATAGTATTcttaaatcttttcttttgttttcattcttttttattttttatgtattttcagttatattttagtatatttttatatattattagtataaatttagtatattttaagCAAATGGTATGTTTTTGGGCATtcattttaacatttttttccTCATAAAGTTATGACAACATTAATTCTGTTTTATCATAATCCACCTTTTCATTGTCATCAAATGCATTAGTTGTTATAAATACTTGTAATATCTTCAATTCaacacataaatataaaataaaataaagtctattttatttaactctcgtttaataatgatattttaatatctgtTTCTTTACgagtttaaaaaatataaaattatataaacaaaaagaaaccgTAAACAACATTTTTTGAGAATATAGTATAaacaaaatttggaaaaactgtataaataaaatcttaagaaaattttaccatttaccattttttaagataattataaaattttttttgttctttttaatttttaaaattatattttttttttaaaattagtttcagatatttaatatataccaTATTTAAGCAAATATATACTGTTTGTTTGCTGTTGAACACTTTCTGAGTTGaattctatttcattttaagaaatttcaaatactgaaaatatactattattttgCAATCGTATACCTTTtgctttttaactttttttgaatttgaattttattttatttataaaatgttaaaatacctaaaatatatttaatatatattatttttagttaaatataatGCCCTTtgctgttatttatttttattttattaatgtttccattctttttagctttaaaaagttacaaatattataaatagtgattaaattatttatttaaattttaatattgaaagaaattgatattttatatccTTAATATTTAaccataaatataattaaaaatcaacgTTATACTTTATTTAGTTTATGTCAAAAGTATActagatatataatttttttctttaatatatactCAACATATACTAATATTTTCACCTTATAACAATTTATCTCATTTCTCAGATATGATATTCTCAATATATctccaaatttttaaataaaaaaataccttctaaatttatttatttatttattcatcactaatatcataacattaaataaaatataaaaatattacacaagaattaatatactttttagATTCATTTTCACCTTATAGCAATATATCTCATTTTTTAGATATGATATTCTCAACACATCTGTAAATCTTTAAATCAGAAAAAAATAccttttagatttatttattcatcactaatatcacaaaatcaaataaaatacaataatattttacaaaatttattgtattttagaTTCATTATCTGTCAGAAAGTATACTAAAcatctatatttttcttcaaagTATATTCGACATatacttttttgttttatggtatttttataaaaaaaaattctgtttttatttttcttattaccagcaattttataaatatctttatagttattttatatttttgaaaattatgaaaaagaattctaaaattttgtaaaataaaagggTAAGAATAACAAGCCCAAAAATGAACATGTTGTTAATGTTTTACAACAGACCTTAGACAATGTGTATGGACCTCCGTCTGTAGGCCGCTGGTCCAatacttgtttttcttttttaaagaaaaatagagaattcaatttaaaattgaagataTGTTCGTTTGTTTCacgaaaatatttttttattttcttttgaaaattagtgtttatttcttgaaaaataaatttctttagattttaaattcatgaattttatTCCTTGAAAATGCTGAAAgtgaaaagaattttaaagttggaaaaaaaaaaaaccaaacttctctagataaagaaaatataagttatttttaagaaaaatgatttttcattgcttttttctatttttcagattttacagagctattttttcaaaaaaatctaaatataataactcacataatttatattaattatatattagctAAATAAAACTACtaataattatctttggcTACTTCCGCTGATCCGCTGCTAGCGCCGGTCACCTAAaacaattttaattgttatattgatctgatttttttaaaattaaaaatataaaatttcaataaattttaaatatttaaatatttttttaatagaaaataaagtcTTTTTTcgttaaagaaaaataaagtttgtttTAGAACCTATGAAACACTagcaaataattttcttataggTTTTTTTGCATATAACCAAACTAACAGTCAATACATGTTTCAAAATAGTAAGTCATTGTTCATGTAATAAATAAAGGAAGCCTAAGATTCACTCTaacttaaaaatttagtaCACTTTTGGTAGgatataataagataatgttTCAATATTTTGTATGATAATAgcaaatttttttgatataatatagtaataaatacatcatgcaattattttttttaatttaatataatttcaatacataaaaatacatGTAATCATAAGTActtatgatatatttatatttatttcaattttaattttttattaatataattaaaata is a genomic window containing:
- the LOC112536872 gene encoding protein SENESCENCE-ASSOCIATED GENE 21, mitochondrial, which translates into the protein MVKLQISNFLLLSKRSYAVATESLNVQPLLSVMRKAQELAAEELAEKKVKDETFWMRDPKTGNWIPESHFGEIDAADLRRKFLSRKEKILD